A part of Arachis hypogaea cultivar Tifrunner chromosome 12, arahy.Tifrunner.gnm2.J5K5, whole genome shotgun sequence genomic DNA contains:
- the LOC112729112 gene encoding putative RING-H2 finger protein ATL21A, producing MGTLTKKILSLFFIYPVILASDCEFSWCESMLIRFPFQLQSNQLQHPYCGYPGFKLICTNDAKTVLDLPFSGEFYVRNINYLTQQIQVYDPDQCLPKRLLSLNLSGTPFIAMLSRNYTFLSCNSRNAASRSVPIDCLSNSTYFVSAVPSGDLANNSLPVSCKVIGRLSVPFSSTTVVRNLGDDLIQDLQLTWNKPDCRVCESQGKLCQFENNTSDRIRCSDDYNTGGTSKGLLAFRIITLCIIGPACIFAVVLACCVYYRDRVSNANAARRALQLAAITPHPPEPPITTTLGLDETTIDSYEKLVLGESKRVPGPNNGTCWICLAEYNSKETIRCIPECKHCFHSDCIDEWLRMNSTCPVCRNTPTPSPS from the exons ATGGGAACCCTAACGAAGAagattctttctcttttcttcatcTACCCTGTAATATTAGCTTCTGACTGCGAATTTTCTTGGTGTGAAAGCATGCTCATTCGTTTCCCCTTTCAACTTCAAAGCAACCAGCTTCAACATCCTTATTGTGGTTACCCTGGTTTCAAATTAATCTGCACCAATGACGCCAAAACAGTTCTAGATCTTCCATTCTCTGGAGAATTCTATGTACGCAACATAAACTATCTAACACAGCAGATACAAGTCTATGACCCTGATCAGTGCCTTCCAAAACGTCTTCTAAGCCTCAATCTTTCGGGTACCCCCTTCATTGCCATGTTGAGTCGCAACTACACTTTCTTAAGCTGCAATTCTCGCAACGCAGCGTCGCGGTCCGTTCCCATTGATTGTCTTAGCAATTCAACATATTTTGTATCTGCTGTGCCTTCAGGGGACTTGGCCAATAATTCATTGCCAGTTTcatgcaaagttattggaaggcTTTCAGTTCCATTTTCAAGCACAACAGTTGTGAGAAATCTTGGTGATGATCTTATCCAAGATCTTCAATTAACATGGAATAAACCTGATTGCAGAGTATGTGAATCACAAGGAAAATTGTGTCAATTTGAGAACAATACCAGTGATAGAATTCGTTGCTCCGATGATTACAATACAG GTGGTACATCAAAGGGACTTTTAGCCTTCAGAATAATCACATTATGCATAATTGGACCAGCTTGTATCTTTGCTGTTGTGTTAGCATGCTGTGTGTACTACAGAGATAGAGTTTCCAATGCTAATGCTGCAAGGAGAGCACTACAATTAGCAGCAATAACACCACATCCTCCTGAACCTCCCATTACCACAACTTTGGGATTGGATGAAACTACAATTGACTCTTATGAGAAGCTTGTGCTGG GTGAGAGTAAGAGGGTGCCAGGACCCAATAATGGAACATGTTGGATATGCTTGGCAGAGTACAACTCCAAAGAGACCATTAGATGCATCCCTGAATGCAAACATTGCTTCCATTCAGATTGCATTGATGAGTGGCTTAGAATGAATTCAACATGCCCAGTTTGCAGGAACACTCCAACTCCATCCCCTTCATGA